From Patescibacteria group bacterium, a single genomic window includes:
- a CDS encoding pitrilysin family protein → MHKLSKLKNGMSVITMPLAGTKAVTVLAMFPVGSRYEDKKLSGASHFVEHMMFKGTTKRPDYLEISRELDAAGAEFNAFTYKDYTGYYIKISSAKLDLAFDLLDDMVYHSVFSAEEIEKEKGVIVEEIRMYEDNPTMAVDLLFDRVMFGNHPLGRDIAGTAQSVRALSRADLWNYYKKHYVPKNMILAVAGNFQPAALKKYLKCFADEKATGSNALEFKKFAWPGAGGTGSAGAKIPLANKIELSQRKVDQAHVILGFPGLKYTHPDRYAEAVLLTILGGGMSSRLFVEVREKRGLAYMVRAGSASFKDVGAVAVQAGLDPSRLHDALKVIKSEIIKIQKDLVSAKELADAKTNIAGKLDLAMEDSSAQSQWFARQFLFGDKMETYEEFIKNVKKVTAGEVRRVAQKILDLKQMKMAIVGPDDKAKITKLFAYVCE, encoded by the coding sequence ATGCACAAATTGTCAAAATTAAAAAATGGCATGAGCGTGATTACCATGCCTCTTGCCGGCACCAAAGCCGTCACGGTTTTGGCCATGTTTCCGGTTGGCTCCAGATATGAAGACAAAAAATTATCCGGCGCTTCGCATTTTGTGGAGCACATGATGTTTAAAGGCACAACCAAACGGCCGGATTATCTGGAAATTTCCCGCGAGCTGGACGCGGCCGGAGCGGAATTTAACGCCTTCACCTATAAAGATTACACCGGTTATTATATAAAAATTTCCAGCGCCAAATTGGACCTGGCCTTTGACCTTTTGGATGATATGGTATATCACTCGGTTTTTTCAGCCGAAGAAATTGAAAAAGAAAAGGGCGTGATTGTTGAAGAAATCAGAATGTATGAAGACAATCCGACTATGGCCGTTGATTTGCTGTTTGACAGGGTTATGTTTGGCAATCATCCATTGGGACGAGATATTGCCGGCACAGCTCAAAGCGTTCGCGCACTATCTAGAGCCGATTTATGGAATTATTATAAAAAACATTACGTACCCAAGAACATGATTTTGGCGGTTGCCGGAAATTTTCAGCCGGCCGCGCTTAAAAAATATTTAAAATGTTTCGCCGATGAAAAAGCAACCGGCAGCAATGCTTTGGAATTTAAAAAATTTGCCTGGCCGGGCGCGGGCGGTACTGGCAGCGCCGGCGCTAAAATTCCATTGGCAAATAAAATTGAGCTTTCACAGAGAAAAGTAGATCAGGCGCACGTGATCTTAGGATTTCCCGGTTTAAAATATACTCATCCGGATCGTTATGCCGAGGCCGTGCTCTTAACTATTTTGGGCGGCGGCATGAGTTCAAGGTTATTTGTGGAGGTGCGCGAGAAGCGGGGGTTGGCCTACATGGTGCGCGCCGGTTCGGCATCATTTAAAGATGTGGGCGCGGTAGCGGTTCAGGCCGGTTTGGATCCGTCACGACTGCACGATGCCTTAAAGGTTATCAAATCAGAAATAATCAAAATTCAAAAGGACTTGGTTTCCGCCAAAGAACTCGCCGATGCCAAGACAAATATCGCCGGCAAACTTGATTTGGCTATGGAGGACTCAAGCGCCCAGAGCCAGTGGTTCGCGCGCCAGTTTTTGTTCGGCGACAAGATGGAAACTTATGAAGAATTTATTAAGAATGTCAAAAAAGTAACAGCCGGCGAGGTGCGCCGCGTGGCTCAAAAAATTCTGGATTTAAAACAGATGAAAATGGCCATTGTCGGACCGGACGACAAAGCCAAAATCACTAAATTATTTGCCTATGTCTGTGAGTAA
- a CDS encoding ATP-binding cassette domain-containing protein — MPIIETNNLTKRYGELVAVDNLNLQVEEGEIFGLLGPNGAGKSTTLLMLTTLIKPTSGTASVNAFDIVKESGKVRKSIGIVFQDPSSDDTLTGYENLKLHGMLYGMPAAHREEKIKEVLELVDLTDRKDDTVKKYSGGMRRRLELARGLMHHPKVLFLDEPTLGLDPQSREHLWQYIQKLAKEKGMSVVITTHYMEEADLLCNRLAIIDHGKIVALDTSANLKSIVGGDKVLLKSQNPNLDALKQLDYVKKVEQIDGLVYLTVINPNEHLPQILQVVGKVDSVEVHSPTLNDVFLHYTGREIREDSAEGGWAERVMHLKK; from the coding sequence ATGCCAATAATTGAAACGAACAATCTGACCAAAAGATATGGTGAATTGGTGGCTGTGGATAACCTAAATTTACAGGTTGAAGAAGGGGAGATATTCGGGCTTTTAGGCCCAAACGGAGCCGGAAAAAGCACCACCTTACTAATGTTAACCACCTTAATCAAACCAACTTCGGGCACGGCCAGTGTCAATGCTTTTGATATTGTCAAAGAGTCCGGCAAGGTGCGAAAATCAATCGGCATTGTGTTTCAGGATCCGAGTTCCGATGACACCTTAACCGGCTACGAAAATCTGAAGCTGCATGGTATGCTTTATGGCATGCCCGCCGCCCACCGCGAAGAAAAAATAAAAGAGGTCTTGGAACTCGTTGATTTGACCGACAGAAAAGATGATACGGTAAAAAAATACTCCGGAGGTATGAGAAGGCGTTTGGAATTGGCGCGCGGGCTGATGCACCATCCGAAAGTTTTGTTTTTGGATGAACCGACCCTTGGCCTTGATCCGCAATCACGCGAGCATCTCTGGCAATACATCCAAAAACTTGCCAAAGAAAAAGGCATGAGCGTGGTTATCACCACCCACTACATGGAAGAAGCGGATTTACTGTGCAACCGATTGGCAATCATTGATCACGGCAAAATTGTGGCGCTGGACACTTCGGCAAATTTAAAATCAATTGTCGGCGGAGATAAAGTTTTGTTAAAAAGTCAAAACCCAAATTTGGACGCGCTCAAACAATTGGATTATGTAAAAAAGGTTGAACAAATAGACGGTCTGGTGTATTTAACGGTTATAAATCCCAATGAACATCTGCCGCAGATTTTGCAGGTAGTAGGCAAGGTTGACTCGGTGGAAGTGCATTCGCCAACTCTAAATGACGTATTTCTGCACTATACTGGCCGGGAAATCAGAGAAGATTCAGCCGAGGGCGGCTGGGCGGAAAGGGTTATGCACTTAAAGAAATAA
- a CDS encoding thymidine kinase: MDLTLILGPMKSGKSFDLISYFAPLKYTDIPHGLFQSARNLRDEHICSRNGVVIEAKKVQSLAEILDSDLKVVGIDELHMFQPEDAGVIDKLLRKGVKVVASGLDTDYRGKMFDIIRAFLELGPREVKYKRAVCEICKQPIATYSQVLNKGVPITEGMPSVLPDDGTFTYVPVCRNCFVQT; encoded by the coding sequence ATGGATCTCACCCTCATTCTCGGCCCGATGAAAAGCGGGAAATCATTTGATCTTATCAGCTATTTTGCGCCGCTAAAATATACCGACATCCCGCACGGCTTGTTTCAGTCAGCCAGAAATTTGCGGGATGAGCATATTTGTTCAAGAAACGGCGTAGTCATTGAAGCCAAAAAAGTTCAGAGTTTAGCGGAAATTTTGGATTCTGATTTAAAAGTAGTCGGCATTGACGAATTGCACATGTTTCAGCCGGAAGATGCGGGGGTCATTGATAAGTTATTGCGCAAAGGGGTCAAGGTGGTTGCTTCCGGGCTGGACACCGATTATAGAGGCAAAATGTTTGATATTATCAGGGCATTTTTGGAACTGGGGCCAAGAGAAGTGAAATACAAACGAGCGGTCTGTGAAATTTGCAAACAACCAATAGCCACTTATTCCCAGGTTCTAAATAAAGGCGTGCCCATAACCGAAGGCATGCCCTCGGTGCTTCCAGACGACGGCACGTTTACTTATGTGCCGGTGTGCCGGAATTGTTTCGTCCAAACATAA
- a CDS encoding carboxypeptidase-like regulatory domain-containing protein — MIKGGKLLVTLLLVVGTAIFVVSQAKASITDGTIDPNHKYAWSSKIGWINFGATNGNVRITDTAITGYAWSQEYGWINLSPTMSGVKNTSEGVLSGYAWGENIGWINFAGITINSTGVFQGQAIGGDNSGTINFSCANCSVETDWIPASARPNPNPPGGTPLPPGSGNPPTSPFSITINNGSPLTNSTTVQIILKGGNDSSYVFLSDDPGFINNTYRLIFIPGQTSTGTPFVLSNDNPGLKNIYAKFCTQWGQCSELISNSIVFAPTPIVPPGQQPPPTQPPGQQHPPAGTTSTTPAGQIFQELGNLLSSILSDVFSPKMPVFKVPTISLSKVYSQLKLWVPYLFRTPSIIQPKIPIERFVAKITPISMRGVWDYLDPRPIHEFVFAPLPKEFLALEAKFPAVEKTFNDVGIKRMKDVEKLKTVQMYLPSLTQAVMPAASGTMLAVDIMNQMKGVPLSELPTYLKEKIPSDIIFARTGGQLVDFKVALSLNKSGNPEQKISTISNKPLHLTIRPDKPVKSVVGYLMFRSAKAQARTEMNLKDLVASAFFAEPVFASTQDVPVPTEEKLVLMQFDYLPDKSDPGLFTADIISPIPAGEYEIVTVMNYQDPSFGSKMVRLITVVDPEGYVFEKIGDKELRIPGAIATLFFYNPDTKNYQQWPAKDFQQENPQVTGLAGTYSYLVPGGMYYLTVSAPGYEPYSGKPFSVESGSGVHLNVELKTKYWWLKNIDWKTALLVAVALLLAYNFYKDKKNKNKQTN, encoded by the coding sequence ATGATAAAGGGAGGAAAATTATTAGTAACACTACTACTGGTGGTGGGGACCGCTATTTTTGTTGTATCTCAAGCCAAAGCTTCCATAACCGACGGCACCATTGACCCCAACCATAAATATGCCTGGAGTTCAAAAATTGGCTGGATAAATTTTGGCGCCACCAACGGAAATGTTCGCATAACAGACACAGCCATCACCGGCTATGCCTGGAGCCAGGAATACGGTTGGATAAATTTGAGCCCGACCATGAGCGGGGTAAAAAACACTTCCGAAGGAGTTTTGTCCGGCTACGCCTGGGGTGAAAATATCGGCTGGATAAATTTTGCGGGCATAACAATTAACAGTACCGGAGTTTTTCAAGGCCAGGCCATTGGCGGAGATAATTCCGGAACAATAAATTTTTCTTGCGCGAACTGTTCGGTTGAAACCGATTGGATACCGGCCAGCGCGCGTCCAAATCCAAACCCGCCGGGCGGCACCCCTTTGCCTCCGGGCTCGGGAAATCCACCCACTTCGCCGTTTTCAATAACCATAAATAACGGCAGTCCTTTAACCAATTCCACTACCGTACAAATTATCTTAAAGGGTGGAAATGATTCCAGCTATGTTTTTCTTTCCGATGATCCAGGGTTTATAAACAACACCTATCGTTTGATTTTTATACCCGGCCAGACATCCACCGGTACGCCGTTTGTACTCTCAAACGACAATCCGGGTTTAAAAAATATTTACGCGAAATTTTGTACGCAGTGGGGCCAGTGCAGTGAACTGATTTCAAACTCAATTGTTTTTGCGCCGACGCCAATTGTTCCGCCGGGTCAACAACCGCCACCAACCCAGCCGCCGGGTCAACAACATCCGCCCGCCGGCACAACCAGCACCACGCCCGCCGGCCAGATTTTTCAAGAATTGGGAAATTTGTTAAGTTCAATTCTTTCTGATGTTTTTAGTCCAAAAATGCCGGTTTTCAAGGTGCCGACCATTTCTTTGTCTAAGGTCTACAGCCAACTCAAACTCTGGGTGCCGTATTTGTTCAGGACGCCGTCAATTATCCAGCCGAAAATTCCGATTGAGCGTTTTGTGGCTAAGATTACGCCAATTTCCATGAGAGGCGTGTGGGATTATCTTGACCCCAGACCAATTCACGAATTTGTGTTTGCGCCTTTGCCAAAAGAATTTTTGGCGCTGGAAGCCAAGTTTCCGGCTGTGGAAAAAACATTTAACGATGTCGGCATCAAACGCATGAAGGATGTGGAAAAATTAAAAACTGTGCAGATGTATCTGCCCAGTTTGACCCAGGCAGTAATGCCGGCGGCCAGCGGTACGATGTTGGCAGTTGACATAATGAACCAGATGAAAGGGGTGCCCTTAAGCGAACTGCCGACATATCTGAAAGAAAAAATTCCTTCGGATATAATTTTCGCGCGCACCGGCGGTCAATTGGTTGATTTTAAAGTGGCATTGTCTTTAAATAAATCCGGTAACCCGGAACAAAAAATTTCAACGATTTCCAACAAGCCACTGCACTTAACGATCAGACCGGACAAGCCGGTAAAAAGCGTAGTGGGCTATTTGATGTTTAGATCAGCCAAGGCGCAAGCCAGAACGGAAATGAATTTGAAAGATTTAGTGGCTTCGGCATTTTTTGCGGAGCCGGTTTTCGCCAGCACGCAAGATGTGCCGGTGCCCACCGAAGAGAAATTGGTTTTAATGCAGTTTGATTATCTGCCGGATAAATCCGACCCGGGCCTTTTTACTGCCGATATAATTTCTCCAATACCGGCCGGCGAATATGAAATCGTCACGGTCATGAACTATCAGGACCCGTCTTTTGGCTCAAAAATGGTGCGTTTGATTACCGTGGTTGATCCGGAGGGCTATGTTTTTGAGAAAATAGGGGATAAGGAGTTGCGCATTCCGGGCGCGATTGCCACTTTGTTTTTTTACAATCCGGACACGAAAAATTACCAGCAGTGGCCGGCAAAAGATTTCCAACAGGAAAATCCGCAGGTTACGGGTTTGGCCGGCACTTACTCATACCTCGTTCCGGGCGGGATGTATTATTTAACGGTTTCAGCTCCGGGTTACGAGCCGTATTCAGGCAAACCGTTTTCGGTTGAGAGCGGCTCCGGCGTGCACTTAAATGTTGAACTCAAGACCAAATATTGGTGGTTAAAAAATATTGATTGGAAGACCGCGCTTCTGGTAGCCGTGGCCTTGCTGTTGGCATACAATTTTTACAAAGACAAAAAAAATAAAAATAAACAAACTAATTAA
- a CDS encoding ABC transporter permease: MNELSGFLAIWYREFKVFLREKSRIVSSLVTPVLWLLIFGGGLGSSVAVSGTSYQVFIFPGILAQAVLFSSIFFGVYIVWDRKIDFLKEVLVAPISRTTIFLGKVVGGATDSIIQSILLLILGVIFGAIGLIPGLHINFTAFILSLVIILFTTASFTSLGLIIGSMMESPEGFQFVMSFLLLPVFLLSGALFPINNLPVWLAPFTFINPLTYAVDALRHVILGASQFGLAFDMGILVLFMVLVFAIGTYAFEKMKV, from the coding sequence ATGAATGAATTAAGCGGCTTTTTAGCCATCTGGTACAGAGAATTTAAAGTATTTCTACGGGAAAAATCAAGAATTGTTTCGTCTTTGGTGACGCCGGTTCTTTGGCTACTCATTTTCGGCGGCGGGTTGGGATCAAGCGTTGCCGTTTCCGGCACCAGTTATCAGGTGTTTATTTTCCCCGGAATTTTGGCGCAGGCGGTTTTGTTTTCATCGATTTTTTTCGGTGTCTATATTGTCTGGGATAGAAAGATTGATTTTTTAAAAGAGGTCTTGGTGGCGCCGATTTCCCGCACTACAATATTTTTGGGCAAAGTTGTCGGCGGCGCGACTGACTCAATCATTCAATCAATCTTGTTATTAATTTTGGGCGTGATTTTTGGAGCCATAGGATTAATTCCGGGCTTGCATATAAATTTTACCGCCTTTATACTTTCTTTAGTAATTATACTTTTTACCACTGCGTCGTTTACCAGTTTGGGACTGATTATTGGTTCAATGATGGAAAGCCCGGAGGGCTTCCAATTTGTCATGAGCTTCCTGCTCTTGCCGGTTTTCCTTCTTTCCGGCGCTTTATTTCCAATTAATAACTTGCCGGTTTGGCTGGCGCCATTTACCTTCATAAATCCGCTAACCTATGCGGTTGACGCGCTTAGGCATGTCATTTTAGGCGCTTCGCAATTTGGTCTGGCTTTTGACATGGGGATTTTAGTTTTGTTTATGGTTTTGGTGTTTGCCATCGGCACCTATGCCTTTGAAAAAATGAAAGTTTAA
- a CDS encoding tetratricopeptide repeat protein: MFYLIPLGVFLIGLGVVVFVVFKKFAQVSNLDLTNFQEEKIYKKKREIINSRIAKTSDVIKTQTIRVLSPIKKIWGLSQLKFRIYVGKIERLLHHEQVLKTKAEIATPQASEEQEQKLNQLINDGEQNLQLGNFDQAENCFITAIKINPKSAPAYRGLGDTYLAKKSLEEARQTYKFLLHLEPDDDSVLVKLAEVAESQGDIEEAIGYYQQAVLLNDAFSPRFYHLAELLLKVDQPKVAKEAALQAVELEPQNPKYLDLLIEIAIICGDKDLALKAFNDLRLVNPDNQKLDSFKERISKITAALAQR, translated from the coding sequence ATGTTTTATTTAATCCCATTGGGGGTTTTTCTTATCGGCCTGGGGGTGGTTGTGTTTGTTGTCTTTAAAAAATTCGCGCAGGTTTCCAATCTTGATCTGACTAATTTTCAGGAAGAAAAAATATATAAAAAGAAAAGAGAAATCATCAACAGCCGCATTGCCAAAACCAGCGACGTTATTAAAACGCAGACCATCAGGGTGCTGTCGCCGATTAAAAAAATTTGGGGATTATCACAATTAAAGTTCAGAATTTACGTCGGCAAGATTGAACGTTTGTTGCACCACGAGCAGGTGCTCAAAACCAAAGCGGAAATAGCCACGCCGCAAGCCAGCGAGGAGCAGGAACAAAAATTAAATCAGTTGATTAATGACGGCGAACAGAATCTGCAATTGGGAAATTTTGATCAGGCCGAGAATTGTTTTATCACCGCCATTAAAATTAATCCCAAATCAGCGCCGGCTTACCGTGGGTTGGGGGATACCTATCTGGCCAAAAAATCTTTGGAAGAGGCCAGGCAAACCTACAAATTTTTATTACATCTGGAACCGGATGATGACAGCGTTTTGGTTAAGTTGGCGGAAGTGGCCGAGAGCCAGGGGGATATTGAAGAAGCGATCGGCTATTATCAGCAGGCGGTTTTGCTAAATGACGCCTTTTCACCGCGGTTTTATCACCTGGCCGAACTGCTCCTCAAGGTTGATCAGCCCAAGGTGGCCAAAGAGGCGGCGCTTCAAGCGGTGGAACTTGAACCGCAGAACCCGAAGTACCTTGACTTATTGATAGAAATTGCTATAATATGCGGCGACAAGGACCTCGCGCTTAAGGCCTTTAATGATCTGCGTCTGGTGAACCCGGATAATCAAAAATTGGACAGCTTTAAGGAGAGGATCTCTAAGATTACCGCCGCCTTAGCTCAGCGGTAG
- the tpiA gene encoding triose-phosphate isomerase: protein MSVSKPVYLFANWKMYLDFDESNILANALANESKNFPKNVKMAIFPSALALYPVGQVLADVGIGLGAQNTYWVDKGGYTGEISAQMYKDAGCSYALAGHSERRHQFHESNHETREKLEAILAAGMTAVLCVGETAAEREKGQTDEAVEVQLRAAFDNLTWPEGKNLFIAYEPVWAIGTGKNCDAKEAQRMHALIKKLVSGLVTGVNPIILYGGSVRPENVDEYLGQPDIAGVLVGGASAKLDSWLGIVNKV from the coding sequence ATGTCTGTGAGTAAACCCGTATATTTATTTGCCAATTGGAAAATGTATTTGGATTTTGACGAGAGCAATATTTTGGCCAACGCCCTGGCCAATGAATCAAAAAATTTTCCTAAAAATGTAAAGATGGCGATTTTCCCAAGCGCCCTGGCTTTGTATCCGGTCGGGCAGGTGCTCGCAGATGTTGGTATCGGGCTCGGCGCGCAAAACACCTACTGGGTTGATAAGGGCGGTTACACCGGTGAAATTTCAGCACAGATGTATAAAGACGCGGGTTGCTCTTATGCGCTCGCCGGACATTCGGAAAGAAGACATCAGTTTCATGAATCAAACCATGAGACCCGAGAAAAACTGGAAGCGATTTTAGCGGCCGGTATGACAGCGGTGTTATGCGTTGGGGAAACCGCGGCTGAAAGAGAGAAAGGCCAAACCGATGAAGCGGTTGAGGTGCAACTTCGGGCGGCTTTTGATAACTTAACCTGGCCGGAGGGCAAAAATTTGTTTATTGCCTATGAGCCGGTCTGGGCAATAGGCACGGGCAAAAATTGTGACGCGAAAGAAGCGCAAAGAATGCACGCGCTGATTAAAAAATTAGTTTCCGGATTGGTTACGGGCGTTAATCCGATAATTTTATACGGCGGCAGTGTGCGGCCGGAAAATGTCGACGAGTATTTGGGCCAGCCGGATATTGCCGGCGTCCTGGTCGGCGGCGCCTCCGCCAAACTTGACAGCTGGCTGGGGATTGTCAACAAAGTTTAA
- the rpmG gene encoding 50S ribosomal protein L33: MSQDNLVKMECKECKHTNYFTSKNKKTLKNRLELEKFCKFCRKHTVHKETK; encoded by the coding sequence ATGTCGCAAGATAATCTTGTAAAAATGGAGTGCAAGGAGTGCAAACATACAAATTATTTTACCAGCAAAAACAAGAAGACCTTGAAGAACCGCTTGGAGTTGGAAAAGTTTTGTAAATTTTGCCGGAAACACACCGTGCACAAGGAAACAAAATAG